The following nucleotide sequence is from Aquipuribacter hungaricus.
GCGGGGTCCGCACCGACGGGCCGTCCAGGGTCCTGCCCGTCACCCGGCTCCCCGCCGGGGTCCCCACCAGGCCCGTGACCGTCGCCCCCGCCGACGGGTCCGTCGGGTCCCCCTGGTCTGACGGGTCCGCCAGGTCCCCCGGTTTCGCCCGGTCCGTCGGGCCCCCCGAGGTCCGTACCTGGTCCTCGTCGTCCGGCCGGGACGTCCGTACCGCCCGCCGCGTCGACCTCAGCACCCCTGCGTCCGGCGCCGCCGTGCCCCGGGCCTCCCAGGTCGGCGTCGCCCGGGCCGACGGCCCCGCCGGGACCGCCGGCGGTTCCGCCGGGATCGCCGGTACCGCCGCCGTGGTCACCGCCGCGCCGGCGTGCGCCGCCGTCCCCCGCCGCCACGACCGCGAGCGCCAGCGACTCCTCGCGCGCCCCGTCGGCGGAGCCGGGGCCCACCGCCACCTCGACCACCGGCACCTGCCAGGCGCGCAGCCGCTCGGAGCTCTCCCGGTCCGGGTCGACCACGCCGAGGACCGCCAGCCCGGAGCGGCGCAGCCGGTCGACGACGTCGGCGTCCAGCCCCGTGAAGGCCTCGTTGACCACGGCCACCGACGCGAGCCCGACCTCGGCGACGCTGAGCAGCTCGGCGACGTCCGCGCAGCGGCGGACCAGGGCCAGGTCGCGCCGGCCGCTGAGGGCTACGGCGACGCTGCTCTCGACGGGGCCCGAGACCGCCGTGACGACGGCCACGGGACCCTGGCCGCGCCCGGGGGCGGGGCTCACCCGCGCGGCCCGGGTACCAGCACGAGGTCGATGCGGTCCTCGGCGGCGAGCGCCGCCAGCAGGCTGCGCACCCCGTCCGGCTCGAGCATCACCTGCACCTGCGTGCCGCCCTGCGACCCCAGCCCGCCGTCGCCCTCGACGACGGCATAGACGTCCGCCGCCCCGACGAGGAGCTCGGGCTCCCCGAACTCCGACGTCCCCTCGCGCGCGGCCACCCACAGGTCGACCGCCGCGCCCGGCACGAGCCCCTCCGGCCGCGGGCCCTGCCAGTCCAGCGCCACCGGCCGGCTCTCGAGCTCCTCGAGGCGGCCGACCGCCGAGGCGGGGAGCAGCTCGCCGGCGGGGACCGTGCGCAGGGCCACGGAGCCGGCCGCGAGCGGCGTCGCCGCGGGCAGGTAGGAGGCGGCCACGTCGTCCAGGCGGACCCTCACCACGCGCAGGTCGTCCTCGCCGAGCACGTCGCCGCGGACCAGGGTGTCCCTGGCTGCGAGGACGGGGACGGTGTCGTCCGCGCCGGCGACGAGCAGCCCGCCCGCGACCGTCGCGCCGAGGACGAGCAGCAGCCCGACGAGCAGGCGCGGGTCGCGCCACGACGGTCGCCGCAGCCGGCGCGCGGGGACGCTCGGGACGGCGTCTGTGCTGGTGGGGACCCCCATGGCGGCGCACGCTAGCAAGGCGGGCGACGGCGGGAGCCGGTTCTCCACGAGACCTGTGGACGACCACCGTCACGGCCCAGCGGTGATCTGCCACCATCCCTGCATGCCCGCCCGCTTCATGCCCCTCGCCGACGTCGCCGAGACGCTGAGCATCTCCGCCGCGCAGGCCTACGCGCTGGTGCGGCGACGCGAGCTCAAGGCGATCCAGGTCGGCGGGCGGGGCCAGTGGCGGGTCGAGGTGGACGAGCTCGAGGCCTACATCCAGCGGATGTACGCGGAGACCGAGCGGCTCGCGAGCGAGCCGGCGGACCAGGCAGGGTCCGACGGCGGGGACGACGCTCCCGCAGGCACGGCCCGCACCCGCCGCGGCGCGGCCTCACCGGCCGCGGACGAGGCGTAGCGCCGCCTCACCGGCTCCGGACGAGGCGCAGCGCCGCCAGCGGGACGGTCCGCGGCCCCGCGCTGGCGTCTCGCTCCCCTGCCGACAGCAGCACCAGGTCCAGGTGGTCCGCGCCGACCGCGGCCGGGACCCCCCGCAACTCCGTCCCCGCCGTGAGGACCTGCACCTCCGCGCGGTCCCGGACCAGCCCGCGCAGGGCCGCCGTGAGCCGCAGCCGCCGCAGGACCGCACCGGGCGGCGGTGCCACCGCACGGCCCAGACCGACCACGCCCTCCAGGGCCGCGACGGGGACCACGGCGTAGCCACCGCCCTCGTCGTCGAGGAGGACGAAGTCGGCGCCCACCTCGCGCACGGTGCCCCGCACCGAGAGCCGGCCGGTGTCCAGGACCAGCGCCGTCCCGACGTGGGCCCGCAGCCGGTCGACGAGCGTGACCTGCTGCCGCTCGATCCGGACGCGTTCGGCCACCTCTGCGTCGAGGGCCGCCCGCTGCTCACCCTCCAGCTGTGCCTCGAGGTCGGCGAAGAGGGCGTCCCAGCGCATCCCGCGACCCTACCGCCCCGTCGTCCACCGGTACCGAAGACGTGTTGACAGCATCCAACGACGTCAAACATGCTCTATCGATACCAAGGAGGACTACCGATGCCCCAGACCCGAACTCGTGCCCGTGCCGCAGTCCTCTCTGTCCTGCTGGTGCTCGCACCGGCGGCCGCCGCGCTGGGCTGCCTGGCCCTGGCACGGCGCACGGGCACCGAGGCGCTGGCCGCCTCGGACCCGGCGGGGGTGCTGCTCGGCCTCGCCGCCCTGGTGCTGGCCGCGCTCCTGGTGTGGGCGACAGCCGCGGCCGTCGCCGGGGTGGTCGAGGCCTGGGCCCCGTCGACGGCACCGCGCCCGTCCCGGTCG
It contains:
- a CDS encoding SAF domain-containing protein gives rise to the protein MGVPTSTDAVPSVPARRLRRPSWRDPRLLVGLLLVLGATVAGGLLVAGADDTVPVLAARDTLVRGDVLGEDDLRVVRVRLDDVAASYLPAATPLAAGSVALRTVPAGELLPASAVGRLEELESRPVALDWQGPRPEGLVPGAAVDLWVAAREGTSEFGEPELLVGAADVYAVVEGDGGLGSQGGTQVQVMLEPDGVRSLLAALAAEDRIDLVLVPGPRG
- a CDS encoding helix-turn-helix domain-containing protein; protein product: MPARFMPLADVAETLSISAAQAYALVRRRELKAIQVGGRGQWRVEVDELEAYIQRMYAETERLASEPADQAGSDGGDDAPAGTARTRRGAASPAADEA